The Flavobacterium johnsoniae UW101 genomic interval AAAAGCACCTCATCTTGGTTTATTTCATCTAAAACAGATTCGAATCTTACTTCTTCAACTTCCCATTTATTGTATTTTTCTTCGAATGTTTCTCTGCTTATGGGTTGAAAATCACTTTTATCAAAATCATATTTTTGCTGTTCGTTATTCAAAACATTATAGACTAATATTTTACCGCTCAAAACTTCTCCAATTCCGAGAATCATTTTTAAAACTTCATTGGCCTGGAACATTCCAATAATTCCAACTGAAACTCCAATTACGCCTGCATCTTCACAATTTAAAGCATTCGAGTTTTCATCTGGATACAAACATCTGTACGTTGGTCCGTTTTCATAATTGAAAACCGAAACCTGTCCCTGAAATCTAAAAATCGATCCGTAAACCATTGGTTTATTCGTTACTAAGCAAGCATCGTTTATGAGATATTTTATCGAAATACTATCAGTTGCATCGACAACAATATCATATTTTTCGAATAAACTAAGAACATTTTTTCCTGATAATTTCTCCGAAATGGCTTTTACTTTTACCAGCGGATTCAATTCAGAAATCATTTGTTTGGCTTCTTTTGCTTTAGATTTTCCAACTGCCGAACTTTTGTAAATTACCTGACGGTGTAGGTTTGAAATCTCAATAACATCATCATCAACAATTCCAATTTCTCCTACTCCAGCTGCAGCTAAATACGGCAGAATTGCTGCGCCCAAACCTCCGGCGCCAATAACCAAAACTTTAGCTTTTGCTAATTTGTCCTGCCCACCTTCCCCAATTTCAGGAAGAATCATTTGTCGGTTATATCGATTTGATGTTTCCATACTCTTTATCCTCCTGCAAACGGCGGTAATAAAGCAACAATATCACTTG includes:
- the moeB gene encoding HesA/MoeB/ThiF family protein — its product is METSNRYNRQMILPEIGEGGQDKLAKAKVLVIGAGGLGAAILPYLAAAGVGEIGIVDDDVIEISNLHRQVIYKSSAVGKSKAKEAKQMISELNPLVKVKAISEKLSGKNVLSLFEKYDIVVDATDSISIKYLINDACLVTNKPMVYGSIFRFQGQVSVFNYENGPTYRCLYPDENSNALNCEDAGVIGVSVGIIGMFQANEVLKMILGIGEVLSGKILVYNVLNNEQQKYDFDKSDFQPISRETFEEKYNKWEVEEVRFESVLDEINQDEVLFLDVRNIDESPKITLQNQFQIPLMHLEKEIEKLNKNQTIYIFCQSGIRSKIAVELLQKHQFKNVKSIAGGALAMKQLLQEIKI